One Spiribacter halobius DNA segment encodes these proteins:
- a CDS encoding amylase, with translation MGASETGKRRYWLAGKREESQDRFFVEALDPALWEAGDAQAWDACWYTGMPAPEVFEQLAPGKTVNHIPGNNALTVKSLLYRTLREARERWEGQGGIAGERAGRLAFFPRTFAMPGDYHALQHEAARRPDQRWILKPKNAARGRDIRVLDDVARVPTGERWMVQEYVGNPHTLEGCKYALRLYALITSVEPLRLYLYREGSAKLASEPYEPENIGNVFAHLTNPDVNARNVASPSPVRFLPLADYRARLRAEGHDDAALFERLHDLVTLTAIAAREAMRRRCRRVRADTRGCYELLGLDCLIDQDLNPWLMECNLSPSLDICAAPEDGGIYETRTKRQMVADLVAMLGLNDPGPPLPPLAEATDPEAELRRRDETELARAGDFQRLYPAGNAARYLPCFPLPRLADVALADARAGGPVARPQVTPRGVAEVVTERSLSLYGEGTGTLYRPNATAAWIWLQATAGKDPDTVARELAQATGTHAGERAPWAAREQVWTALADWAASGLLWQRTGDTAPVETAPDTAYPAAPPADAGVQVGERRILLQEVPAPVLPRLRQALGGRIVGAAPGADVHLRLAETRTGYTVSENGAAVAEGLTLATVVPQLCRLLLARAAAAPDELLLDAVLMALPMRRDDDPAAVMVLGARHGLADGLASVRSAPAGRGVRWAPEQGIVSGLGLPLRRPLDDGGVLPAGAYWHEWGRAEGGQLLAADAGALVTGSVRELMLVDEAAAEATAADPGAVLAALLPGCVTAAGDRPTAAAVERLADWVMSRSLRVAAPAAADEALARLLRAPAAASVDA, from the coding sequence ATGGGCGCCAGCGAGACGGGCAAGCGGCGGTACTGGCTTGCCGGCAAGCGCGAGGAGTCGCAGGACCGGTTCTTTGTCGAGGCTCTGGACCCGGCGCTCTGGGAGGCCGGCGATGCGCAGGCGTGGGACGCCTGCTGGTACACCGGCATGCCTGCCCCGGAGGTATTCGAGCAGCTCGCCCCGGGCAAGACCGTCAACCACATTCCCGGCAACAACGCGCTCACCGTCAAGAGCCTGCTCTACCGCACGCTGCGGGAGGCCCGCGAGCGCTGGGAGGGGCAGGGTGGTATCGCCGGCGAGCGGGCCGGCCGGCTCGCGTTTTTCCCGCGGACCTTTGCCATGCCCGGCGACTACCATGCCCTGCAGCATGAGGCCGCCCGGCGGCCGGACCAGCGCTGGATCCTGAAGCCGAAGAACGCCGCCCGGGGCAGGGACATCCGCGTGCTCGACGACGTCGCCCGGGTGCCCACCGGCGAGCGCTGGATGGTGCAGGAGTATGTGGGCAACCCGCACACCCTGGAGGGCTGCAAGTACGCGCTGCGCCTGTACGCCCTCATCACCTCGGTGGAGCCGCTGCGCCTGTACCTCTATCGCGAAGGCTCCGCCAAGCTCGCCTCCGAGCCCTACGAGCCGGAGAACATCGGCAACGTCTTCGCCCATCTGACCAATCCCGACGTCAACGCCCGTAATGTCGCCTCGCCGTCGCCGGTGCGCTTCCTCCCGCTGGCCGACTACCGCGCCCGCCTGAGGGCGGAGGGTCATGACGACGCCGCCCTGTTCGAGCGCCTGCACGATCTGGTCACGCTCACGGCCATCGCCGCGCGCGAGGCCATGCGCCGGCGCTGCCGGCGCGTGCGTGCCGATACCCGCGGCTGCTACGAGCTGCTGGGGCTCGACTGCCTGATCGACCAGGACCTGAACCCCTGGCTGATGGAGTGCAACCTCAGCCCGTCCCTGGACATCTGCGCCGCCCCGGAGGACGGCGGCATCTACGAGACCCGCACCAAGCGCCAGATGGTGGCGGATCTCGTGGCCATGCTCGGGCTGAACGACCCCGGGCCGCCGTTGCCGCCACTGGCGGAGGCCACCGATCCGGAGGCGGAGCTGCGCCGTCGGGACGAGACCGAGCTCGCCCGGGCCGGGGATTTCCAGCGCCTCTATCCGGCCGGGAATGCGGCACGCTATCTGCCCTGCTTCCCGCTGCCGCGTCTCGCCGACGTGGCGCTGGCGGATGCCCGAGCCGGGGGCCCCGTGGCGCGACCGCAGGTGACCCCGCGCGGGGTCGCGGAGGTGGTCACGGAGCGCTCGCTGTCGCTCTACGGCGAGGGCACGGGCACCCTCTACCGCCCCAACGCCACCGCCGCCTGGATCTGGCTGCAGGCCACCGCCGGGAAGGACCCGGACACGGTGGCCCGGGAGCTGGCGCAGGCCACGGGTACCCACGCCGGCGAGCGTGCGCCCTGGGCAGCGCGTGAACAGGTATGGACCGCGCTCGCCGACTGGGCCGCCTCGGGGCTGCTGTGGCAGAGAACCGGCGACACAGCGCCTGTGGAGACCGCGCCAGACACTGCGTACCCCGCAGCGCCGCCGGCGGATGCCGGCGTGCAGGTTGGTGAGCGGCGCATCCTGCTGCAGGAGGTCCCGGCGCCGGTACTGCCGCGCCTGCGGCAGGCGCTGGGCGGGCGCATCGTCGGCGCCGCGCCTGGGGCGGATGTCCACCTGCGCCTTGCCGAAACGCGCACCGGCTACACCGTATCCGAGAACGGTGCCGCGGTCGCCGAGGGGCTGACCCTGGCGACCGTGGTGCCGCAGCTGTGCCGGCTGCTCCTGGCCCGCGCCGCTGCGGCGCCCGACGAGCTGCTGCTGGACGCCGTGCTGATGGCATTGCCGATGCGGCGGGACGACGACCCGGCGGCGGTGATGGTGCTGGGGGCGCGCCACGGTCTCGCCGACGGGCTCGCCTCGGTGCGGTCCGCGCCGGCCGGGCGGGGCGTGCGCTGGGCGCCGGAGCAGGGAATCGTGTCCGGGCTCGGCCTGCCTCTGCGGCGGCCGCTGGATGACGGCGGCGTGTTGCCGGCGGGCGCCTACTGGCACGAGTGGGGCCGAGCCGAGGGCGGGCAGCTTCTGGCCGCGGACGCCGGCGCACTGGTCACTGGCAGCGTGCGCGAGCTCATGCTGGTGGACGAGGCGGCGGCCGAGGCCACCGCTGCGGATCCGGGCGCGGTGCTGGCCGCGCTGCTTCCGGGCTGCGTGACGGCCGCGGGCGATCGGCCGACTGCCGCCGCGGTGGAACGCCTTGCGGACTGGGTGATGAGCCGTTCACTCCGCGTGGCGGCCCCGGCGGCCGCCGATGAGGCGCTGGCCCGCTTGCTGCGGGCACCCGCGGCGGCGTCGGTCGACGCCTGA
- a CDS encoding DinB family protein, with amino-acid sequence MDRSIDALAAQNVHLLGQLEQLLGTLPVAVYRSRPARHGSTIGAQTRHVLDHYDRLLARDSDAVDYASRERDGRTETDPERAATRVARIRQGLRDLRNENQALRIRDSAATPEEGLASSLARELAFLASHTVHHLALIALLAEWQGEPPPEHFGVAPSTLEHRQGQSIGA; translated from the coding sequence ATGGACCGATCCATCGATGCGCTTGCCGCACAGAATGTCCATCTGCTGGGGCAGCTGGAGCAGCTGCTGGGCACCCTGCCGGTCGCCGTCTACCGCTCGCGTCCGGCCCGGCACGGCAGCACCATCGGCGCCCAGACCCGGCACGTGCTGGACCACTACGACCGGCTGCTGGCGCGCGACAGCGATGCCGTGGACTATGCCAGCCGCGAGCGCGATGGCCGCACGGAGACCGATCCGGAGCGCGCGGCCACGCGCGTGGCCCGCATCCGGCAGGGGCTGCGCGACCTCCGCAACGAAAATCAGGCGCTGCGAATCCGTGACAGCGCCGCGACCCCGGAGGAGGGTCTGGCATCCTCCCTGGCACGGGAGCTCGCCTTCCTTGCCAGCCATACGGTGCATCATCTGGCGCTGATCGCGCTGCTCGCGGAATGGCAGGGGGAGCCACCGCCCGAGCATTTCGGTGTGGCGCCGAGCACCCTGGAACACCGGCAGGGCCAGAGCATCGGCGCCTGA
- a CDS encoding DoxX family protein, whose amino-acid sequence MGVPLTTGDPTLDRYGRHSHWLLRVAITATFLYQGIDKFLGTGITGFASVMGLPVLIATLVALAEIGAGLLVILGAFLGGWITRLGAAMAVPVLLGAIFMEHWGQWHFMATATHPLGGMQFQVTLLLLALYLMIRGNEV is encoded by the coding sequence ATGGGCGTACCGCTGACCACCGGCGACCCGACCCTGGATCGCTATGGCCGGCACAGCCACTGGTTGCTGCGCGTGGCCATCACCGCAACCTTCCTCTACCAGGGCATCGACAAGTTTCTCGGCACCGGAATCACCGGCTTCGCGTCGGTCATGGGGCTGCCGGTGCTGATCGCGACCCTGGTGGCGCTGGCGGAGATCGGCGCCGGGCTGCTGGTGATCCTCGGCGCCTTCCTCGGCGGCTGGATCACCCGCCTCGGGGCCGCCATGGCGGTTCCCGTGCTGCTCGGCGCAATCTTCATGGAACACTGGGGCCAGTGGCATTTCATGGCCACGGCCACGCATCCCCTCGGCGGCATGCAGTTTCAGGTGACCCTGCTGCTGCTGGCACTCTATCTGATGATCCGCGGCAACGAGGTCTGA